In one Musa acuminata AAA Group cultivar baxijiao chromosome BXJ2-5, Cavendish_Baxijiao_AAA, whole genome shotgun sequence genomic region, the following are encoded:
- the LOC135584156 gene encoding transcription factor PHYTOCHROME INTERACTING FACTOR-LIKE 15-like isoform X2 has translation MPLSEFYQASARKKFDSAQSNKMASRSSNRSSSMPDNEFVELLWENGPVVMQGKSNRPRKTSIATTNFSLPADRAEGKDSTAIANMPKLGVLEAMDPFVSNFSPSDPSGNAGIISTQFDNMVPWINYPIEEDPASSNYCSEFFSEISGISMPANENNSFGHSTPYVEHGIVSKALEAGTCQSSLPSIMSRIENSPKKDVSSMDLMNSSLFLRPGMKGKANLQSVENSATATASSNRIESTVIQSCSGLQSTSGIQGELNSVSSMLEMGSSAETPREIASVEPLEDVCEQDMPRKNLKSVIEKDHEAIAASSSVGSGNTAGTASGDPAQGAKRKNQGEECRNHKEDLEDASTPSRKPDADAAKGRNAKRSRAAEVHNLSERRRRDRINEKMRALQELIPNCSKVDKASMLDEAIEYLKTLQLQVQMMSMGSGLCMSPMMLPGGMQHLRVPPIAHFAQMGMNMTFGYGMGMLNMNGSPGCSLVAAPPPMPGTQFPCSPLQAPQGLYGMPRPTNLPMFAQGQALPVPVPRVPSPFKSMSGLPANLNSVPEASTTTTSNPSRAPDAETSSSFKDQKASASDSQFAFIAREQKDRPNNV, from the exons ATGCCTCTTTCCGAGTTCTATCAAGCATCAGCAAGGAAGAAGTTTGACTCTGCCCAGTCCAACAAGATGGCCAGCCGCTCGTCTAATCGCTCTTCTTCCAT GCCTGATAACGAGTTCGTCGAACTACTCTGGGAGAACGGTCCGGTTGTGATGCAGGGCAAGTCCAACAGGCCTCGGAAGACCTCCATTGCCACCACCAACTTCTCTTTGCCTGCAGACAGAGCTGAAGGGAAGGACAGCACAGCTATCGCCAACATGCCCAAGCTGGGTGTGCTTGAGGCCATGGACCCATTCGTCAGCAACTTCTCTCCCTCTGATCCTTCTGGCAATGCCGGAATCATCAGTACTCAATTCGACAATATGGTTCCCTGGATCAATTATCCGATTGAAGAGGATCCTGCCTCCAGCAATTATTGCTCAGAGTTCTTCTCTGAAATCTCAGGGATTTCTATGCCTGCTAATGAGAACAATAGTTTTGGTCATAGTACACCATATGTGGAGCATGGAATTGTTTCTAAAGCACTCGAAGCTGGAACGTGTCAGAGTTCACTTCCAAGCATCATGTCAAGAATTGAGAATTCACCGAAAAAAGATGTAAGCAGTATGGATTTAATGAACTCCTCCCTTTTCTTGAGACCGGGCATGAAAGGAAAAGCTAATCTCCAGAGTGTTGAGAATTCTGCCACTGCCACTGCAAGCAGCAACCGGATCGAATCGACAGTAATCCAGTCTTGTAGTGGTTTGCAAAGTACTTCAGGTATTCAAGGAGAGTTGAACTCTGTCTCATCCATGTTGGAGATGGGATCATCCGCAGAAACTCCCCGAGAGATTGCATCTGTTGAGCCACTGGAGGATGTCTGTGAACAGGACATGCCAAGGAAGAATCTCAAGTCGGTAATCGAAAAAGATCACGAAGCCATTGCTGCATCTTCTTCTGTTGGTTCAGGCAACACAGCAGGGACAGCATCCGGCGATCCAGCACAAGGTGCAAAGAGGAAGAATCAAGGAGAAGAGTGTCGTAACCACAAAGAA GATCTTGAAGATGCATCCACGCCATCAAGAAAGCCCGATGCTGATGCTGCCAAGGGAAGAAATGCAAAGAGAAGCCGTGCAGCAGAGGTGCATAATTTGTCAGAAAGA AGGAGAAGGGATAGGATCAATGAGAAAATGCGTGCGCTGCAAGAGCTTATACCCAATTGTAGTAAG GTGGATAAAGCGTCAATGCTTGATGAGGCCATCGAGTATCTCAAGACCCTTCAGCTTCAAGTTCAG ATGATGTCTATGGGTAGTGGGCTGTGCATGTCTCCGATGATGCTACCAGGTGGGATGCAGCATCTGCGTGTTCCCCCCATCGCTCATTTCGCGCAGATGGGAATGAACATGACGTTTGGTTATGGGATGGGGATGCTCAACATGAATGGTTCTCCGGGCTGCTCTCTAGTTGCAGCTCCTCCTCCCATGCCTGGCACACAGTTCCCTTGTTCTCCCCTTCAAGCACCTCAGGGTTTATATGGGATGCCTCGGCCTACGAATCTTCCCATGTTTGCACAAGGACAAGCACTTCCTGTGCCAGTGCCTCGTGTGCCATCACCATTCAAATCCATGTCAGGCCTCCCTGCAAATTTGAACTCAGTGCCTGAAGCTTCGACGACCACAACAAGCAATCCTTCACGAGCTCCAGATGCAGAAACCTCATCAAGCTTTAAAGATCAAAAGGCTAGCGCTAGTGATTCACAG TTTGCTTTTATTGCAAGGGAACAAAAGGATCGTCCCAACAATGTCTGA
- the LOC135584156 gene encoding transcription factor PHYTOCHROME INTERACTING FACTOR-LIKE 15-like isoform X3 has protein sequence MPLSEFYQASARKKFDSAQSNKMASRSSNRSSSMPDNEFVELLWENGPVVMQGKSNRPRKTSIATTNFSLPADRAEGKDSTAIANMPKLGVLEAMDPFVSNFSPSDPSGNAGIISTQFDNMVPWINYPIEEDPASSNYCSEFFSEISGISMPANENNSFGHSTPYVEHGIVSKALEAGTCQSSLPSIMSRIENSPKKDVSSMDLMNSSLFLRPGMKGKANLQSVENSATATASSNRIESTVIQSCSGLQSTSGIQGELNSVSSMLEMGSSAETPREIASVEPLEDVCEQDMPRKNLKSVIEKDHEAIAASSSVGSGNTAGTASGDPAQGAKRKNQGEECRNHKEDLEDASTPSRKPDADAAKGRNAKRSRAAEVHNLSERRRRDRINEKMRALQELIPNCSKVDKASMLDEAIEYLKTLQLQVQMMSMGSGLCMSPMMLPGGMQHLRVPPIAHFAQMGMNMTFGYGMGMLNMNGSPGCSLVAAPPPMPGTQFPCSPLQAPQGLYGMPRPTNLPMFAQGQALPVPVPRVPSPFKSMSGLPANLNSVPEASTTTTSNPSRAPDAETSSSFKDQKASASDSQDRPNNV, from the exons ATGCCTCTTTCCGAGTTCTATCAAGCATCAGCAAGGAAGAAGTTTGACTCTGCCCAGTCCAACAAGATGGCCAGCCGCTCGTCTAATCGCTCTTCTTCCAT GCCTGATAACGAGTTCGTCGAACTACTCTGGGAGAACGGTCCGGTTGTGATGCAGGGCAAGTCCAACAGGCCTCGGAAGACCTCCATTGCCACCACCAACTTCTCTTTGCCTGCAGACAGAGCTGAAGGGAAGGACAGCACAGCTATCGCCAACATGCCCAAGCTGGGTGTGCTTGAGGCCATGGACCCATTCGTCAGCAACTTCTCTCCCTCTGATCCTTCTGGCAATGCCGGAATCATCAGTACTCAATTCGACAATATGGTTCCCTGGATCAATTATCCGATTGAAGAGGATCCTGCCTCCAGCAATTATTGCTCAGAGTTCTTCTCTGAAATCTCAGGGATTTCTATGCCTGCTAATGAGAACAATAGTTTTGGTCATAGTACACCATATGTGGAGCATGGAATTGTTTCTAAAGCACTCGAAGCTGGAACGTGTCAGAGTTCACTTCCAAGCATCATGTCAAGAATTGAGAATTCACCGAAAAAAGATGTAAGCAGTATGGATTTAATGAACTCCTCCCTTTTCTTGAGACCGGGCATGAAAGGAAAAGCTAATCTCCAGAGTGTTGAGAATTCTGCCACTGCCACTGCAAGCAGCAACCGGATCGAATCGACAGTAATCCAGTCTTGTAGTGGTTTGCAAAGTACTTCAGGTATTCAAGGAGAGTTGAACTCTGTCTCATCCATGTTGGAGATGGGATCATCCGCAGAAACTCCCCGAGAGATTGCATCTGTTGAGCCACTGGAGGATGTCTGTGAACAGGACATGCCAAGGAAGAATCTCAAGTCGGTAATCGAAAAAGATCACGAAGCCATTGCTGCATCTTCTTCTGTTGGTTCAGGCAACACAGCAGGGACAGCATCCGGCGATCCAGCACAAGGTGCAAAGAGGAAGAATCAAGGAGAAGAGTGTCGTAACCACAAAGAA GATCTTGAAGATGCATCCACGCCATCAAGAAAGCCCGATGCTGATGCTGCCAAGGGAAGAAATGCAAAGAGAAGCCGTGCAGCAGAGGTGCATAATTTGTCAGAAAGA AGGAGAAGGGATAGGATCAATGAGAAAATGCGTGCGCTGCAAGAGCTTATACCCAATTGTAGTAAG GTGGATAAAGCGTCAATGCTTGATGAGGCCATCGAGTATCTCAAGACCCTTCAGCTTCAAGTTCAG ATGATGTCTATGGGTAGTGGGCTGTGCATGTCTCCGATGATGCTACCAGGTGGGATGCAGCATCTGCGTGTTCCCCCCATCGCTCATTTCGCGCAGATGGGAATGAACATGACGTTTGGTTATGGGATGGGGATGCTCAACATGAATGGTTCTCCGGGCTGCTCTCTAGTTGCAGCTCCTCCTCCCATGCCTGGCACACAGTTCCCTTGTTCTCCCCTTCAAGCACCTCAGGGTTTATATGGGATGCCTCGGCCTACGAATCTTCCCATGTTTGCACAAGGACAAGCACTTCCTGTGCCAGTGCCTCGTGTGCCATCACCATTCAAATCCATGTCAGGCCTCCCTGCAAATTTGAACTCAGTGCCTGAAGCTTCGACGACCACAACAAGCAATCCTTCACGAGCTCCAGATGCAGAAACCTCATCAAGCTTTAAAGATCAAAAGGCTAGCGCTAGTGATTCACAG GATCGTCCCAACAATGTCTGA
- the LOC135584156 gene encoding transcription factor PHYTOCHROME INTERACTING FACTOR-LIKE 15-like isoform X1 codes for MPLSEFYQASARKKFDSAQSNKMASRSSNRSSSMPDNEFVELLWENGPVVMQGKSNRPRKTSIATTNFSLPADRAEGKDSTAIANMPKLGVLEAMDPFVSNFSPSDPSGNAGIISTQFDNMVPWINYPIEEDPASSNYCSEFFSEISGISMPANENNSFGHSTPYVEHGIVSKALEAGTCQSSLPSIMSRIENSPKKDVSSMDLMNSSLFLRPGMKGKANLQSVENSATATASSNRIESTVIQSCSGLQSTSGIQGELNSVSSMLEMGSSAETPREIASVEPLEDVCEQDMPRKNLKSVIEKDHEAIAASSSVGSGNTAGTASGDPAQGAKRKNQGEECRNHKEDLEDASTPSRKPDADAAKGRNAKRSRAAEVHNLSERRRRDRINEKMRALQELIPNCSKVDKASMLDEAIEYLKTLQLQVQMMSMGSGLCMSPMMLPGGMQHLRVPPIAHFAQMGMNMTFGYGMGMLNMNGSPGCSLVAAPPPMPGTQFPCSPLQAPQGLYGMPRPTNLPMFAQGQALPVPVPRVPSPFKSMSGLPANLNSVPEASTTTTSNPSRAPDAETSSSFKDQKASASDSQGTKGSSQQCLSTPSISDDEPAELVNGT; via the exons ATGCCTCTTTCCGAGTTCTATCAAGCATCAGCAAGGAAGAAGTTTGACTCTGCCCAGTCCAACAAGATGGCCAGCCGCTCGTCTAATCGCTCTTCTTCCAT GCCTGATAACGAGTTCGTCGAACTACTCTGGGAGAACGGTCCGGTTGTGATGCAGGGCAAGTCCAACAGGCCTCGGAAGACCTCCATTGCCACCACCAACTTCTCTTTGCCTGCAGACAGAGCTGAAGGGAAGGACAGCACAGCTATCGCCAACATGCCCAAGCTGGGTGTGCTTGAGGCCATGGACCCATTCGTCAGCAACTTCTCTCCCTCTGATCCTTCTGGCAATGCCGGAATCATCAGTACTCAATTCGACAATATGGTTCCCTGGATCAATTATCCGATTGAAGAGGATCCTGCCTCCAGCAATTATTGCTCAGAGTTCTTCTCTGAAATCTCAGGGATTTCTATGCCTGCTAATGAGAACAATAGTTTTGGTCATAGTACACCATATGTGGAGCATGGAATTGTTTCTAAAGCACTCGAAGCTGGAACGTGTCAGAGTTCACTTCCAAGCATCATGTCAAGAATTGAGAATTCACCGAAAAAAGATGTAAGCAGTATGGATTTAATGAACTCCTCCCTTTTCTTGAGACCGGGCATGAAAGGAAAAGCTAATCTCCAGAGTGTTGAGAATTCTGCCACTGCCACTGCAAGCAGCAACCGGATCGAATCGACAGTAATCCAGTCTTGTAGTGGTTTGCAAAGTACTTCAGGTATTCAAGGAGAGTTGAACTCTGTCTCATCCATGTTGGAGATGGGATCATCCGCAGAAACTCCCCGAGAGATTGCATCTGTTGAGCCACTGGAGGATGTCTGTGAACAGGACATGCCAAGGAAGAATCTCAAGTCGGTAATCGAAAAAGATCACGAAGCCATTGCTGCATCTTCTTCTGTTGGTTCAGGCAACACAGCAGGGACAGCATCCGGCGATCCAGCACAAGGTGCAAAGAGGAAGAATCAAGGAGAAGAGTGTCGTAACCACAAAGAA GATCTTGAAGATGCATCCACGCCATCAAGAAAGCCCGATGCTGATGCTGCCAAGGGAAGAAATGCAAAGAGAAGCCGTGCAGCAGAGGTGCATAATTTGTCAGAAAGA AGGAGAAGGGATAGGATCAATGAGAAAATGCGTGCGCTGCAAGAGCTTATACCCAATTGTAGTAAG GTGGATAAAGCGTCAATGCTTGATGAGGCCATCGAGTATCTCAAGACCCTTCAGCTTCAAGTTCAG ATGATGTCTATGGGTAGTGGGCTGTGCATGTCTCCGATGATGCTACCAGGTGGGATGCAGCATCTGCGTGTTCCCCCCATCGCTCATTTCGCGCAGATGGGAATGAACATGACGTTTGGTTATGGGATGGGGATGCTCAACATGAATGGTTCTCCGGGCTGCTCTCTAGTTGCAGCTCCTCCTCCCATGCCTGGCACACAGTTCCCTTGTTCTCCCCTTCAAGCACCTCAGGGTTTATATGGGATGCCTCGGCCTACGAATCTTCCCATGTTTGCACAAGGACAAGCACTTCCTGTGCCAGTGCCTCGTGTGCCATCACCATTCAAATCCATGTCAGGCCTCCCTGCAAATTTGAACTCAGTGCCTGAAGCTTCGACGACCACAACAAGCAATCCTTCACGAGCTCCAGATGCAGAAACCTCATCAAGCTTTAAAGATCAAAAGGCTAGCGCTAGTGATTCACAG GGAACAAAAGGATCGTCCCAACAATGTCTGAGTACACCGAGCATTAGTGATGATGAACCAGCAGAACTAGTGAACGGAACATGA